In a genomic window of Styela clava chromosome 11, kaStyClav1.hap1.2, whole genome shotgun sequence:
- the LOC120348097 gene encoding putative RNA-binding protein Luc7-like 1 isoform X2, producing the protein MSAQAQMKDLLDQLMGTQRDGVDTGAVSFRDDEVCKTFLLGCCPHEILSGTRADIGSCRKIHDLALKADYEMATQSKKYYYEFDSFDHLTRFVAETDQKIEISKKKLAEQQAEISAEVKAKEAKVQELTDQIGKLLAKAEQLGSEGEVDEAKNVLEEVEKVKDLKREAEDAYRNSMPASTYQQQKLRVCEVCSAYLGLHDNDTRLADHFAGKLHLGFIEIREQLQKLKTRVEEERGNIDEVKQRRIQEAREAEDRKKRYQDNRRSREDDRYGNSRDRRSPDRRRRRSRSRERRPRRSRSRSRERRRHHRRSRSPDRRYRRSRS; encoded by the exons ATGTCTGCTCAAGCTCAAATGAAAGATCTTTTGGATCAGTTGATGGGGACACAACGAGATG GTGTTGACACCGGTGCAGTAAGTTTCAGAGATGATGAAGTCTGCAAAACATTTCTTCTAGGATGTTGTCCCCATGAAATTTTATCTGGAACG AGAGCAGATATTGGAAGTTGCAGAAAGATTCATGATCTAGCATTAAAGGCAGACTATGAAATGGCGacgcaaagcaaaaaatattactatgaaTTTGAT tcATTCGATCATCTGACACGATTTGTTGCTGAAACAGATCAGAAGATTGAGATATCAAAGAAGAAATTAGCTGAACAACAGGCTGAAATAAGTGCAGAAGTAAAAGCAAAG GAAGCTAAAGTTCAGGAGCTCACAGATCAAATTGGTAAATTATTGGCAAAAGCTGAACAACTTGGCTCTGAAGGTGAAGTTGATGAAGCTAAGAATGTTCTAGAAGAAGTTGAAAAAGTCAAAGATCTTAAAAGAGAAGCAGAG GATGCATACAGAAATTCCATGCCAGCTTCTACTTATCAACAACAAAAGCTGAGAGTTTGTGAAGTCTGTTCTGCTTATCTTGGTTTACATGATAATGATACTAGGCTTGCGGATCATTTCGCTGGGAAGTTGCATTTGGGATTCATAGAAATTCGTGAGCAGCTTCAAAAACTGAAG ACTAGAGTCGAAGAAGAAAGGGGGAATATCGATGAAGTAAAGCAACGTCGAATTCAGGAAGCTAGGGAGGCTGAAGATAGGAAGAAAAGATATCAAGATAACAGAAGATCAAGAGAAGATGATAGATATGGTAACAGCAGGGATCGGAG GTCACCAGATAGACGCAGGAGGCGAAGTAGATCAAGGGAGAGGCGTCCACGTCGATCTCGTAGCAGAAGCAG GGAACGTCGTCGACATCACAGGCGCTCAAGATCACCAGATCGTCGATACAGACGTTCCAGAAGTTGA
- the LOC120348097 gene encoding putative RNA-binding protein Luc7-like 2 isoform X1, with translation MVTYTFTTYYVNNAEKLNERIACSCRVDTGAVSFRDDEVCKTFLLGCCPHEILSGTRADIGSCRKIHDLALKADYEMATQSKKYYYEFDSFDHLTRFVAETDQKIEISKKKLAEQQAEISAEVKAKEAKVQELTDQIGKLLAKAEQLGSEGEVDEAKNVLEEVEKVKDLKREAEDAYRNSMPASTYQQQKLRVCEVCSAYLGLHDNDTRLADHFAGKLHLGFIEIREQLQKLKTRVEEERGNIDEVKQRRIQEAREAEDRKKRYQDNRRSREDDRYGNSRDRRSPDRRRRRSRSRERRPRRSRSRSRERRRHHRRSRSPDRRYRRSRS, from the exons ATG GTGACTTATACATTTACGACATACTATGTCAACAACGCGGAGAAATTAAATGAAAGAATAGCTTGCAGCTGCC GTGTTGACACCGGTGCAGTAAGTTTCAGAGATGATGAAGTCTGCAAAACATTTCTTCTAGGATGTTGTCCCCATGAAATTTTATCTGGAACG AGAGCAGATATTGGAAGTTGCAGAAAGATTCATGATCTAGCATTAAAGGCAGACTATGAAATGGCGacgcaaagcaaaaaatattactatgaaTTTGAT tcATTCGATCATCTGACACGATTTGTTGCTGAAACAGATCAGAAGATTGAGATATCAAAGAAGAAATTAGCTGAACAACAGGCTGAAATAAGTGCAGAAGTAAAAGCAAAG GAAGCTAAAGTTCAGGAGCTCACAGATCAAATTGGTAAATTATTGGCAAAAGCTGAACAACTTGGCTCTGAAGGTGAAGTTGATGAAGCTAAGAATGTTCTAGAAGAAGTTGAAAAAGTCAAAGATCTTAAAAGAGAAGCAGAG GATGCATACAGAAATTCCATGCCAGCTTCTACTTATCAACAACAAAAGCTGAGAGTTTGTGAAGTCTGTTCTGCTTATCTTGGTTTACATGATAATGATACTAGGCTTGCGGATCATTTCGCTGGGAAGTTGCATTTGGGATTCATAGAAATTCGTGAGCAGCTTCAAAAACTGAAG ACTAGAGTCGAAGAAGAAAGGGGGAATATCGATGAAGTAAAGCAACGTCGAATTCAGGAAGCTAGGGAGGCTGAAGATAGGAAGAAAAGATATCAAGATAACAGAAGATCAAGAGAAGATGATAGATATGGTAACAGCAGGGATCGGAG GTCACCAGATAGACGCAGGAGGCGAAGTAGATCAAGGGAGAGGCGTCCACGTCGATCTCGTAGCAGAAGCAG GGAACGTCGTCGACATCACAGGCGCTCAAGATCACCAGATCGTCGATACAGACGTTCCAGAAGTTGA
- the LOC120348099 gene encoding stress-induced-phosphoprotein 1-like, with the protein MADTDTSAQAMTLKAKGNVLFRDGKYLESIVEYTAAVELDRANPVVYSNRSLAFLKLGQHFYALKDAETTIRLNSDWSKGYYRKGQVEEAAEQYDEAKDTYERGLKVCPVDEGLKTALAELAVKSAERTKEEKFRTTKYIFFSAVFCSAIVALDMNLQLNIFGNPFFRWIFVTFAVFFGMIMSRIRATSHNTKMKQLLAPPLDLLKELENGQAFSKPNMDDESEFTPTSDVTSNTDKKEN; encoded by the coding sequence ATGGCAGATACGGATACATCAGCACAGGCGATGACCCTAAAGGCAAAGGGAAATGTTTTGTTTCGAGACGGAAAGTATCTGGAATCAATTGTGGAGTACACTGCTGCAGTTGAACTAGATCGAGCAAATCCAGTTGTATACAGTAATAGGTCGCTAGCATTTCTCAAGCTAGGACAACATTTCTATGCCCTGAAGGACGCAGAAACAACGATTCGTTTAAATTCGGACTGGTCCAAAGGTTACTACAGAAAAGGGCAAGTTGAAGAGGCAGCAGAGCAATACGACGAAGCTAAAGATACGTATGAGCGGGGATTAAAGGTCTGTCCGGTTGATGAGGGATTGAAAACTGCCTTAGCGGAATTGGCCGTAAAATCTGCTGAACGAACCAAAGAAGAAAAATTCCGCACgactaaatacatatttttttctgCTGTGTTCTGCTCAGCGATCGTTGCATTAGACATGAATCTTCAGCTCAACATATTCGGAAACCCCTTTTTCCGTTGGATTTTTGTAACTTTCGCAGTTTTCTTCGGCATGATTATGTCGCGGATTCGCGCTACATCTCATAACACGAAAATGAAACAACTTCTTGCACCACCCCTAGATCTCTTGAAGGAGTTAGAGAATGGGCAAGCATTCTCAAAACCGAATATGGACGATGAAAGCGAGTTTACACCTACTTCTGATGTTACCTCCAACACCGACAAGAAGGAAAATTGA
- the LOC120348096 gene encoding uncharacterized protein LOC120348096 isoform X2, whose amino-acid sequence MSERTRFCVLFAGTDEAQPVKTRLLYSDSTKDDILSIWKQIYDEEAPDNAELIISENCIYKLEDEDDIVAFLAQAEDQYRLLPSQPLQVTLGNSLQYFRNRNCSPQIRNDSISTPPPALPPPTTSTPLTIPKPVDPISTNTEIATDLSSKRPDANNNNNNRRCSDEEMKSSSTHSYESSPSYNHYKEFHQQSKNERCPQSWSTANSLMMLYNQYRGEGQTKIEASKSSSNPVTPTYKTVGSTIDSITGASLNKSPNLPSIENGYGRGYNNTSMDVVQKTYENPYLAYTKHLANVLSGPNPPEFSKDKDVHSGTNEKTTSLPKPSFNLSAYSAFMNNIQDQRLMQNNSSASYILQTIFNNHMKGSQKSEGSTDQSRLNVPYLDQKSSLNSAFMTPQNLLKSPNHTTPTHPFQTANFLNYVNDNANRGIHNGAHIDDNLGQLSKKTLKKRKRHGLINENTKPMDSTKRMRSSVSQSNIEYHYQRAIDYSEMTEEHQKLQNSAHRSHWKHLLFVAKISPRFMVQFKHAKYDEWSSEARDIFAICQPDKYMWSFLTLSKQGDMLCKRIIGRIDGLLSKSNEERPEWCPDDERLLRAQTRARERLSQLQRILYSRSVNQEAKAAEKANELEKLSMQEKNLALVTAYHQRQQEMLQNHQAMVKHAAGFHRIQQQQQQQQQQHPQHYQAQEQHRSSNHFPTSQSARCSSLTSSPISMSSPAFEDNNSATSGCSDSPTLSSEGRHDDGNLVTAEEKELAPSPDAASEDIEVENISPLPFVNDSKVGIISPQKWIKMEQAVDM is encoded by the exons ATGTCCGAACGTACAAGATTTTGTGTATTATTTGCCGGTACAGATGAAGCACAGCCCGTGAAAACAAGACTTTTGTATAGCGACAGCACCAAAGATGatattttgtcaatttggaAGCAAATTTATGACGAAGAGGCGCCAGACAATGCTGAACTTATCATCAGTG AAAACTGCATTTACAAACTTGAGGACGAAGATGACATTGTTGCATTTCTTGCTCAAGCAGAAGATCAATATCGGTTGTTGCCGTCTCAACCGCTCCAAGTCACTCTCGGAAACTCTTTGCAATATTTCAGAAATCGGAATTGCTCTCCCCAAATTCGAAACGATTCCATTTCGACACCACCTCCAGCTTTACCACCTCCAACGACTTCAACTCCGTTGACAATTCCGAAACCAGTAGACCCGATTTCTACAAATACGGAA ATTGCAACCGATTTAAGCTCAAAACGACCAGACGCcaacaataataacaataacagaCGCTGCAGTGACGAGGAAATGAAATCATCTTCAACACACAGCTATGAAAGCTCTCCCTCCTACAATCATTATAAAGAATTTCACCAACAATCAAAAAATGAACGTTGCCCACAATCATGGTCAACTGCGAATTCGCTGATGATGCTATACAACCAATATCGAGGTGAAGGACAGACTAAGATTGAAGCTTCAAAATCATCGAGCAATCCAGTTACTCCCACATATAAGACCGTTGGTAGTACAATTGATAGCATAACTGGCGCATCCTTGAACAAGAGCCCCAATCTACCCTCCATTGAAAATGGATATGGTAGGGGATACAACAACACAAGTATGGACGTCGTACAAAAGACATATGAAAATCCATATCTAGCATACACCAAGCATTTGGCAAATGTTCTTTCAGGACCAAATCCACCAGAGTTCAGCAAAGACAAAGATGTTCATAGCGGAACAAATGAAAAGACGACAAGCTTGCCGAAACCATCCTTCAATTTGTCTGCTTATTCTGCGTTTATGAATAATATACAA GACCAACGACTTATGCAGAATAACTCCAGTGCATCATACATTCTACAAACCATATTCAACAATCATATGAAAGGAAGTCAAAAGTCAGAAGGATCCACCGATCAATCAAGGCTGAATGTTCCGTATCTTGATCAAAAATCATCTCTCAATAGCGCTTTTATGACGCCACAAAACTTGCTCAAATCGCCCAATCATACAACACCCACGCATCCTTTCCAAACTGCAAA tTTCTTGAACTACGTGAATGACAATGCAAATCGGGGTATTCACAATGGTGCCCATATTGATGATAATCTCGGCCAGTTATCCAAGAAAACACTCAAGAAAAGAAAACGGCATGGACTG ATTAATGAAAACACCAAACCAATGGATTCAACAAAACGTATGAGAAGTTCAGTATCACAAAGTAACATCGAATATCATTACCAGAGAGCTATTGATTACAG CGAAATGACAGAAGAACATCAAAAACTTCAGAATTCTGCCCACAGATCTCACTGGAAACATCTGCTCTTTGTAGCCAAAATCAGCCCAAGATTTATGGTACAATTTAAACACGCTAAG TACGACGAATGGTCTTCCGAGGCAAGAGACATTTTCGCCATCTGCCAGCCTGACAAATATATGTGGTCTTTCCTGACACTCTCCAAGCAAGGTGATATGCTGTGCAAAAGAATTATTGGCCGAATAGATGGATTACTCTCAAAGAGCAATGAAGAACGACCTGAATGGTGCCCTGAT GATGAAAGACTTCTTCGTGCTCAGACAAGAGCAAGAGAGAGATTGAGTCAGCTTCAAAGAATACTGTATTCTAG ATCTGTAAATCAAGAAGCAAAAGCTGCAGAAAAGGCTAATGAGCTTGAAAAG CTTTCCATGCAAGAGAAGAACCTTGCCCTTGTGACAGCTTATCACCAGCGGCAGCAAGAGATGTTACAAAATCATCAAGCAATGGTCAAACATGCAGCAGGGTTTCATCGAatacagcaacaacaacaacagcagcaGCAGCAGCATCCACAGCATTACCAAGCGCAAGAGCAACATCGGTCGTCCAACCATTTTCCAACATCACAAAGTGCACGATGCTCATCTTTGACCTCTTCCCCAATATCAATGTCGTCTCCTGCGTTTGAAGACAACAACAGTGCCACATCAGGATGTTCAGATAGTCCAACATTGTCATCGGAGGGTCGTCATGATGATGGAAATCTGGTCACTGCAGAAGAAAAAGAGTTGGCACCTTCACCGGACGCGGCGTCTGAAGATATTgaagttgaaaatatttctccCTTGCCTTTTGTTAACGATAGTAAAGTTGGAATTATTTCTCCACAGAAATGGATCAAAATGGAGCAAGCAGTTGACatgtaa
- the LOC120348096 gene encoding uncharacterized protein LOC120348096 isoform X1: MSERTRFCVLFAGTDEAQPVKTRLLYSDSTKDDILSIWKQIYDEEAPDNAELIISENCIYKLEDEDDIVAFLAQAEDQYRLLPSQPLQVTLGNSLQYFRNRNCSPQIRNDSISTPPPALPPPTTSTPLTIPKPVDPISTNTEIATDLSSKRPDANNNNNNRRCSDEEMKSSSTHSYESSPSYNHYKEFHQQSKNERCPQSWSTANSLMMLYNQYRGEGQTKIEASKSSSNPVTPTYKTVGSTIDSITGASLNKSPNLPSIENGYGRGYNNTSMDVVQKTYENPYLAYTKHLANVLSGPNPPEFSKDKDVHSGTNEKTTSLPKPSFNLSAYSAFMNNIQDQRLMQNNSSASYILQTIFNNHMKGSQKSEGSTDQSRLNVPYLDQKSSLNSAFMTPQNLLKSPNHTTPTHPFQTAKSASLLSSLAHYNNSSFLNYVNDNANRGIHNGAHIDDNLGQLSKKTLKKRKRHGLINENTKPMDSTKRMRSSVSQSNIEYHYQRAIDYSEMTEEHQKLQNSAHRSHWKHLLFVAKISPRFMVQFKHAKYDEWSSEARDIFAICQPDKYMWSFLTLSKQGDMLCKRIIGRIDGLLSKSNEERPEWCPDDERLLRAQTRARERLSQLQRILYSRSVNQEAKAAEKANELEKLSMQEKNLALVTAYHQRQQEMLQNHQAMVKHAAGFHRIQQQQQQQQQQHPQHYQAQEQHRSSNHFPTSQSARCSSLTSSPISMSSPAFEDNNSATSGCSDSPTLSSEGRHDDGNLVTAEEKELAPSPDAASEDIEVENISPLPFVNDSKVGIISPQKWIKMEQAVDM; encoded by the exons ATGTCCGAACGTACAAGATTTTGTGTATTATTTGCCGGTACAGATGAAGCACAGCCCGTGAAAACAAGACTTTTGTATAGCGACAGCACCAAAGATGatattttgtcaatttggaAGCAAATTTATGACGAAGAGGCGCCAGACAATGCTGAACTTATCATCAGTG AAAACTGCATTTACAAACTTGAGGACGAAGATGACATTGTTGCATTTCTTGCTCAAGCAGAAGATCAATATCGGTTGTTGCCGTCTCAACCGCTCCAAGTCACTCTCGGAAACTCTTTGCAATATTTCAGAAATCGGAATTGCTCTCCCCAAATTCGAAACGATTCCATTTCGACACCACCTCCAGCTTTACCACCTCCAACGACTTCAACTCCGTTGACAATTCCGAAACCAGTAGACCCGATTTCTACAAATACGGAA ATTGCAACCGATTTAAGCTCAAAACGACCAGACGCcaacaataataacaataacagaCGCTGCAGTGACGAGGAAATGAAATCATCTTCAACACACAGCTATGAAAGCTCTCCCTCCTACAATCATTATAAAGAATTTCACCAACAATCAAAAAATGAACGTTGCCCACAATCATGGTCAACTGCGAATTCGCTGATGATGCTATACAACCAATATCGAGGTGAAGGACAGACTAAGATTGAAGCTTCAAAATCATCGAGCAATCCAGTTACTCCCACATATAAGACCGTTGGTAGTACAATTGATAGCATAACTGGCGCATCCTTGAACAAGAGCCCCAATCTACCCTCCATTGAAAATGGATATGGTAGGGGATACAACAACACAAGTATGGACGTCGTACAAAAGACATATGAAAATCCATATCTAGCATACACCAAGCATTTGGCAAATGTTCTTTCAGGACCAAATCCACCAGAGTTCAGCAAAGACAAAGATGTTCATAGCGGAACAAATGAAAAGACGACAAGCTTGCCGAAACCATCCTTCAATTTGTCTGCTTATTCTGCGTTTATGAATAATATACAA GACCAACGACTTATGCAGAATAACTCCAGTGCATCATACATTCTACAAACCATATTCAACAATCATATGAAAGGAAGTCAAAAGTCAGAAGGATCCACCGATCAATCAAGGCTGAATGTTCCGTATCTTGATCAAAAATCATCTCTCAATAGCGCTTTTATGACGCCACAAAACTTGCTCAAATCGCCCAATCATACAACACCCACGCATCCTTTCCAAACTGCAAAGTCTGCTTCTTTGCTTTCTTCACTGGCTCATTATAACAACAGCAG tTTCTTGAACTACGTGAATGACAATGCAAATCGGGGTATTCACAATGGTGCCCATATTGATGATAATCTCGGCCAGTTATCCAAGAAAACACTCAAGAAAAGAAAACGGCATGGACTG ATTAATGAAAACACCAAACCAATGGATTCAACAAAACGTATGAGAAGTTCAGTATCACAAAGTAACATCGAATATCATTACCAGAGAGCTATTGATTACAG CGAAATGACAGAAGAACATCAAAAACTTCAGAATTCTGCCCACAGATCTCACTGGAAACATCTGCTCTTTGTAGCCAAAATCAGCCCAAGATTTATGGTACAATTTAAACACGCTAAG TACGACGAATGGTCTTCCGAGGCAAGAGACATTTTCGCCATCTGCCAGCCTGACAAATATATGTGGTCTTTCCTGACACTCTCCAAGCAAGGTGATATGCTGTGCAAAAGAATTATTGGCCGAATAGATGGATTACTCTCAAAGAGCAATGAAGAACGACCTGAATGGTGCCCTGAT GATGAAAGACTTCTTCGTGCTCAGACAAGAGCAAGAGAGAGATTGAGTCAGCTTCAAAGAATACTGTATTCTAG ATCTGTAAATCAAGAAGCAAAAGCTGCAGAAAAGGCTAATGAGCTTGAAAAG CTTTCCATGCAAGAGAAGAACCTTGCCCTTGTGACAGCTTATCACCAGCGGCAGCAAGAGATGTTACAAAATCATCAAGCAATGGTCAAACATGCAGCAGGGTTTCATCGAatacagcaacaacaacaacagcagcaGCAGCAGCATCCACAGCATTACCAAGCGCAAGAGCAACATCGGTCGTCCAACCATTTTCCAACATCACAAAGTGCACGATGCTCATCTTTGACCTCTTCCCCAATATCAATGTCGTCTCCTGCGTTTGAAGACAACAACAGTGCCACATCAGGATGTTCAGATAGTCCAACATTGTCATCGGAGGGTCGTCATGATGATGGAAATCTGGTCACTGCAGAAGAAAAAGAGTTGGCACCTTCACCGGACGCGGCGTCTGAAGATATTgaagttgaaaatatttctccCTTGCCTTTTGTTAACGATAGTAAAGTTGGAATTATTTCTCCACAGAAATGGATCAAAATGGAGCAAGCAGTTGACatgtaa